In the Ranitomeya imitator isolate aRanImi1 chromosome 2, aRanImi1.pri, whole genome shotgun sequence genome, AATGTTGGGAATTTATTGTGAATTTTCATCGAGTTAGGTGGTGAAATTTAAATCCATTGCTGTGTTCAATGGAAAGTCTAGAAAATGTTTCTTTCAAAAAGTttaaagtggaaaaaaaacaaaacaaaataaatttTGGAATTTGGAAAACCCTGTCTTAATGGCTTTAGTTTGAttgaaaaaatccaaaaaacccCAACTGTGCTTGACCCACCTTTCTTGGGTCCAACGCTGAGTCTCCACCGCTGCTcccggtgtctgttattgtctgcagcgcctaCAATATtccaacagcactgcagccaataagtAAGCTCAGCCGCTCTGCCTGAGATGACCGCACGAGACGCTGGGCtccgttattgtctgcagcgctgtcaacgtgacatcactgctgcagaCAACCATAGTCACTTGGAGCAACAgcagagactcagcgctggacctgggaagggtgagtaaggctttttattttaaataaactgCTGTAGGGGAACAGAGATTATCTTAAACCTGAAACCCCCTAACTCTCTGAGAGTTCCTTTGACGGATCCCTGCTAGTCTTTATGCGTCTGTTCTCCTGTGATGATGTCTCCTTCCATGTGACTAATCCAGTTAGAGATGTTGAAACATTATTGCAGAAGGCCGGTTGTACAAAGGGGATCAGGCAAAGCTTTCACGGAAGCGCCAGGAGAGaagtttatagttttttttttttgttttttttttacttatttacagtaGCAAAATCTATAAGCAAGTTCTGCCACATGGGAACATGTTTTTACAACGAATTTGACTTTTTGTAGCACCTACAGATGCGATGGAGATGATTCAACCCTCAATCCTAATTCAGTTTATCAGCAAAACATGCAAAGTTTCTTCTTTTGGAAACGAACAAGGAAAATAGAAAATGTACCATGATCACCAGAAATcagtacaacccctttaaaaagttagatgacaacttgtctcttcagaattcttcATAGGTGTTCGGTTGGGGTCAGATtaggagacacttggccactgaattgcattcaccctgttcttcttcagaaGTGCAGCAGTGGCCTTAGACGTGTGTTTTTGATCAGTCATGTTGGAGAAGTGCACGTCTACCAAAGGACTTTGGACTCCTCGGACCTTTACACCATACAGTTTTGAAAccatcagttccaaaaacatttatcttggtctcatccctCCAGAGTATAAAGTCCCTGTAGTCTTCATACTTTTCAGCATGGACCCTGGCAAATAATAGGTGGCTTTTTTGTGCACGGACTTTAGGAGAGGCTTCCTTCGTGGATGACACCCATGTATGGGTGACAGGAAACACTCACCCCCATTCAGCTTTCTACTTCTTTAGGAAACTGCAGTGAACTTGCTTGCAACCTTCTTCCACACTTGTCATCAGAAGATGCTCCTGTTTAGGTAGTAACTTCTGTGGTCACCTGGACGCCTTTGTGAGATTGTTGCAGCTTTAGAcaccgccatgcttcactataGACATTACCAAGTCTTTGCATACTTCACAGTAGGCAGCATTGAGCCAtcgtcatgcttcactgtaggcatcagtaAGCCATCAGCagccttcactgtaggcatcaccgagccaTCACCATTCTTCTCTGTAGTCAGTCATCTCTGAGTCACTGCCATGTTTCCCTGTAGGCATCAATAATCTCTTTCCTCTGATTTGCTTCTTCTGACCTGGAAACTTATGCTTCGCTGTAGACCACCGAACACTGCTATACGTCACTGTAGAGTCATTGTAGGCGATGAGCCACTGCTATTCATCACTGTAGGCATCCCCAAACTGCCACAAAGCTTCATTTTAGTGAGGTTGTCCTTTTCAGTCATTATTCCTTTTTTCAAACGTACCGCTGACCTATAAGCCTGAAAAGTTCAGGTTTTGTTTAATTGGTCAACATAAAAGAGCAGCTAAACTTGTGTGGCTTATTTATATGGTTTTGAACATATtgaagatgatttttttttgtgtgctttgAGTCAGTAGAGTTGGCATCTTGGAGTTCAGGTAAAAGGAACTTCATCGTTTAATATGCACCATACTATACACACTGAAACCTGCTTGAGGTGGTGTGTAGTTACTTGAAAACGTTGACCAATGTCCTCCTCCGGAATCTGGTGACAGACAGTGATGGCTTCCTCTTTCTGCTGCATCCAGGTAGTTGGGCTTTGCAACTTCTGCTTCCAGCTGTAACTTTAAGATCATTCCATGCACCTGAATCCTGATCTTCTCCTAACTTTTTGGACCACTCTCTTGACAACCCAAGAATATTAGCAACCAGGAGGCCATATCCCACGAGGAATGGGCTAAGATTCCACAGAAACGCTACTAGATGCTGCTGTCTGGCCATGCATAACTTGTGCATCAGGACAGGACAGTCAGAGGGTCAGCAAGTCATAACAGCTAGAGAGGCTCTACTAAGTATTAAAGATGCTGGTCATGAAGGGTGTGCACTATTCTGAGACTGTAGTCGTCAGTAAAAGTGGCATTTCTTCCCGAATTTGGAGAAATCACTTGTTATAGTAGTCGTGTTGACTTGAGCTACTGTATTTGTGTTGTTCTTGTTTCATTAGTTTATTGAAAACAGCAGAAATTTTGTACATTTTGCTAATAAATCTAGGGTATTATTTTGATGGCAACTGTAGGTTAAAATTGATAGCGATACTTGAATTAAAACCACTATATAATTCTACATGATAGATACGGAAATTGACTGTGGATTTAGGTCCGCAGTGGTTGTTTTTTGCCAGGTGAGAAAGTGTCGGAAATCTTCCATTTTTGCAGTGGttgtaggaaaaaaaaaactttatccaATGTCATCAAATATATTATTCCTGTTGTTGACGTCCACGCAACATGTCTCTCACTCAGGAGACGACTTGTACTGGACGTACTCCCTTCAGAACTATCAAGGCACCGCCAGTGTGGAGTTAACTGCATACGTTGCGCTGGCGTTACTTACTGGCTCCGCGATTCCGGCAAGTGACATCGGTAAAGCCCGTCGAATTGTTATTTGGTTGATCAAACAGCAGAGTCCCCAGGGGGGATATGGCTCCACGCAGGTAAAGTTTCCAGAACGTTTGGTGTCTTTTGCGCCATCTTCTTCTTGTACAGTACTAATTTCTGCCTTTCACAGGACACGGTTGTTGCCATTCAGGCTGTGACCAAGTACATGGCTCTTACGTTCAACGCGAGAAGTTCCTTTGTCATTACGGTTTATAGCGGCAGAACAACTGTGGCGACGTTCAAGGTGGCTCAAACCAATCGTCTTGTCCCCCAGAAGTCGCCACTACCAAACCTTCCCGGCAAATACAGGCTGCTCGTTGAAGGAAATGGATGCGTGCATGTTCAGGTGACTTACGAAGGGCTTCATGTATGTATTTGTGGGTCCCAAGCACTGACCCCCTGAGGGGTCTATAAGAAAAACTGCCACAGCAACCAATCACCGTGCAGCTTATAGTTTGCCAGAACTGCATGAAAAAGTGAAAGCCGGGCTCAGTTTTCATAAATGAGGCCTAAAATGTGCTTTGCACTGAATAAAGCCTCATTCATCACATCTGTAGCCCAGTAAACCGatcgtccatagcaaccaatcccaACGCTGCTTTTATtttaccagagctgtttaaaaaaatgaaacctGAGCTGTTAATGGTTACTCTGGCAAAATGAAAGATGAAcattgattggttgctatgagataCAAAGAGTTATCCTTTTAGACTGTTTTGATGAACGGGGCCTAGTTTTCTTGTGAAGTTTGCACAGGATGATGCTTATCGGGAATCATTTATCAGAAAACTGGTATACAGTAAAAATGTCCTTGTTGCTAATAGTATTCAATAAATAGCAGCTCTCCTGCCCTGTGCCCGCAGCTCTCCTGCCCTGTGCCCGCAGCTCTCCTGCCCTGTGCCCGCAGCTCTCCTGCCCTGTGCCCGCAGCTCACTCCCCTTGGGCCTTCAGCTCACCCATCCTGGGGCTCCAGCTCACCCGTCCTGGGCCTTCAGCTCACCCATCCTGGGGTTCCAGCTTACCCGTCCTGGGCACGCAGCTCACCTGCCCTGTGTCAACAGTTCTCACACGCTGTGCCCAAAGTTCACCTGTCCTAGGCCACCAGCTCACTTGTCCTGTGCCCTTGGGCCCGCAGCTCTCCTACCCTGGGACCGCACCTCACCTGCCCTGGGCCCGCAGTTCACCTGCCCTGTGCCTGCAGCTTATCGTTCCTGTGCCCACAGTTCCCACACCGTGGGCATacagctgcacatctcgtatcttcacagtatagacaattgccttcagatgacccaaaagcatctgaaacaacggatactggaagcctgtgctagtatttcttgtgtcaagagtgggagaagagggttgcactgacaatccaacacaatgggcagcactttgaacacattttataagtggtcataaactagtaaataattcatgaaagaataaagttacgttaaaaccaagcacaccattgtgaaattgtcaataagtttgatgtgtcacatgaccctcttcccattggaaaaaataaagttgaatctaaaaaggccgacttcaaaatggccgccatggtcaccacccatcttgaaaagttttgccCCTCCCATATacgaatgtgccacaaacaggaagttgatatcaccaacgaatcccatttaatttaggtgtatccatataaacggCCCACCCTGTAGAGGTGATACATGGTGGCTGCAATGTTTGGGAGACTCTTGTTAATTTTCCTTttaattgaacattttttttttttatttctattatatCAGTCACctcctgacctttatttcttacagAGCGTCACAAAATACAATTTGGACCCAGTGAAAGTCGGATCAGCATTTACTATTGATGTCGGAGTTTTTGGTGACTGGAATTCTTGTATTTTTACTATTGTTATAACAGTCAGGTAATCTATATATTGAAATATAAATGAaccatagaaataaaaataattccaCTGCGCCAAAAGATGAACAAAATCCTACAACAGCAACAGCAACTAATAACAGAAAATATGTAGAGAAAAGTGCGAATTGGTCAAATTAGTTGTGATCGATCATTCAGTTTATTTATCTATCTAGttttctattatctatttattatctatatattatctatctattatctataatctattatctatctatttattatctatcatctatctatctctatctattatctattatctgtttttatctatcacctatcttatctatctatctatctattatctatcatttatctattatctatctatccattatctatctagtatctatttatctatttattatctatcatctacggAAAGAAAAAATTGGATCCCTAAAGAGAAATGCTAGTAGCTATCATTGATAATCATTGATAAATCATTGAAAGTTTCTAAATTTACTGTATATATCTCCTGATGAAAGCAGCTAACTAGCATAACAATAAGGACTGTGCAAAAAACTGTACATACATCAGAACCACAAATGCAtatggaaaaaacaaatagaccatAAAAATACTCTTTATTAAAGATTGATAGTTAAAATACAGACAATGCTAAACTTGGGGCTAATAAGATGCATGGTGGAGAGCCGAAAAGAAACTAAGTGGCACCACCAGGAGGTACAGTAGGCAAGGATGCAAAATAAATCTCAATATTTATAAATAGATAGCAGTCCAAGAAGTGTCTAGTCAATGCAGGATTAGATATTATTATATCCAGAGAATATAGAGGCTACAGCAGCCAAAGACATCTGTTGCTTTTCCTGCGGCGTGCCTTCATCAGGTGAGTGTCGAAGGCacggcgccgaaacgcgcgtaggggaagtGGCACCATCGCATGGTTTGGTAAGGACTGTCTGTACTCTTTAGATAGTAATGTATTATTGAACAGTCCTGTGTACCGAGGCTTTAGCGTTCTGTTTGATGTCTTTGGCTGCTCTAGCCTCTATATTCTCTGGATATACTAATATCTAATCCTGCATTGATTAGACACTTCTTGGACTGCTACCTATTTATTAATATTGGGATTTATTTTGCATCCTTGCCTAGCTCCTGGTGGTGCCACTTACTTTCTTTTCGCCTTTCCACCATGCATCTTATTAGCACTAAGTTTAGCATTGTCTGTATTTTAACTATCAATCCTTAATAAAGAGTAATTTTTTATGTTCTATTTACGTCTTTATCATCTATGTatcagctatctattatctatctattatccatttatcatctattatctatctctctattatctatctattatccatctatctatctatctatctatgtatctatctatctattatctatctattatctatctatctatctatctatgtattatctattatctatctatctattatctatctatctatgtattatctattatctatctgtctatctgataATCATTTCTGTTGCCCCTTCACAGTATCCCGTTTGCACACTACGCTTCTCCATTCTCATTCATGGGACCTGATGTGGTTCCCTGCACAGGCAGACGGCAGGGTGCACAGCTGGGAAGGAGACCCATGAAGGCCCCTTCATTTTTATCTTCGGAAGATTGTCCCTAATATCAGATCACTGTCATATCATTAAAACATTACCTGTAATTTCTTTTGCCACAGGTACATTGGACAAAGAAATGTGACTAATATGGTCCTTATTGAAGTGGGAATGCTATCAGGATTCATAATATGGGACCAAACGGAAATAAGGGTAATATAACAGCACTGGTACCTTGATTTGCTTCCATAATTAGTAAGATTAGgaaagattagggcagagatgtatggagaggacaggttatatactggagattaactgtaggaggtatcaggagattagggcagagatgtatggagaggacaggttatatacaggagattatgtgtgggaggtatcaggagattagggcagagatgtatggagatgacaggttatatactggagattatgtgtaggaggtatcaggagattagggcagagatgtatggagatgacaggttatatactggagattaactgtaggaggtatcaggagattagggcagagatgtatggagaggacaggttatatactggagattaactgtaggaggtatcaggagattaggacagagatgtatggagaggacaggttatatactggagattatgtgtgaggaggtatcaggagattagggcagacatgtatggagaggacaggttatatactggagattatgtgggaggtatcaggagattaggacagagatgtatggagaggataggttatatactggagattatgtgtggggaggtatcaggagattagggcagagatgtatggaaaggacaggttatatactggagattatgtgtgtggaggtatcaggagattagtgcagagatgtatggagatgaCAGGTTATAtaatggagattatgtgtggggaggtatcagga is a window encoding:
- the LOC138666858 gene encoding alpha-2-macroglobulin-like protein 1, with the protein product MALMAYTFALADDVPTKQMLLNKLFLVAESSGDDLYWTYSLQNYQGTASVELTAYVALALLTGSAIPASDIGKARRIVIWLIKQQSPQGGYGSTQDTVVAIQAVTKYMALTFNARSSFVITVYSGRTTVATFKVAQTNRLVPQKSPLPNLPGKYRLLVEGNGCVHVQSVTKYNLDPVKVGSAFTIDVGVFGDWNSCIFTIVITVRYIGQRNVTNMVLIEVGMLSGFIIWDQTEIRVI